A window of the Bradyrhizobium ottawaense genome harbors these coding sequences:
- a CDS encoding beta strand repeat-containing protein — MSKTISSSTTGPVLLGTADNPLSITSTGTVTSTGSADGIDGGAGTTWTISNAGVVSASSGNGVSLASSGIVGNTGSISGNDALVLRAGGSVTNDVGGSISGLGALGAGLGFGAGVYITGAAGTVTNHSTISGVAYGVGFGAGGLVTNTSSITGGEDGAIVQGAIGTIANFGNITATVDDGVALFKGGSVTNASGASISGAGGAGIFITGGAGTVTNAGSIAGLTHHGVLIAGGGSLSNAASGSISALGVGVFFETNPGTVTNAGFITGTGTQGTGVYLENGGSATNTSTGTIIGHKFGAFLEGGNNTLANYGSISGATYDGAVLGLGGTVTNAAGASISGLNGGVYVKYRAAGTVTNSGSISASGTGSAGIDLADGGIVTNNSTGSVSGNNFGVFITGAAGTVTNTGSIASVKYGGVDLVKGGSVTNSAGASIKGGSVGVYVGLGASGTVTNSGSISAANASGAGVDLGGGGSITNNLGGSISGGGFGVFTNGALGTLNNSGSISGAHGVGLLAGGSITNAASGSIAGQAAGIFGTGGATTLSNAGSISATAGAGADIEGGGSITNLAGATISGSAFGIFLTGGSGTVTNAGTISGATYAIDFAGSATNRLIVDPGAVFVGGVTGGSGTSTLELASGTGSIGGVGTGSFNHFQVLAVDAGATWTLSGANIAPTVLDNGTISIAGLLDVSTGIDASSTGLFKLGSGATLEVAAATGAISQINFLDGTSELIIDNAALFGTNVGTASYAGPQLQHFAPGDKIDLKNFSSAGVTLNFNASTGVLQVSNSANQVASLDFQTSSLGGPVFAASSDGATGIFITEPVPTVIEAFGSTSLVQVADNYFLDPVGGGAGPELKLAGAAVAASQITSWTIRGAEAVAGGYDVAWKNNATGLYNIWSVDSSGNYTTTLLAGAAPTSLALESLETTFHQDLNGDGTIGPATTVIEAFGSTSLVQVADNYFLDPVGGGTGPELKLAGAAVAASQITSWTILGAEAVAGGYDVAWKNNATGLYNIWSVDSSGNYTTTLLAGAAPTSLALESLETTFHQDLNGDGTIGPATSVIEAFGSTSLVQVVDNYFLDPVGGGTGPELKLAGAAVAASQITSWTIRGAEAVAGGYDVAWKNNATGLYNIWSVDSSGNYTTTLLAGAAPTSSALESLETTFHQDLNGDGTIGPAPTVIESFGSTSLVQVVDNYFLDPVGGGTGPELKLAGAAVAASQITSWTILGAEAVAGGYDVAWKNNATGLYNIWSVDSSGNYTTTLLAGAAPTSLALESLETTFHQELTGGPTLTISNLAPTVSAGGSIPLGVQVTPADADDTVSVTISGLTSYETITDNLDQTIFSGGSVTLSAAEVNSGLTLHSSYGGTGHPVNNLIVTASNTTSGEAASPATQTIVITDPPVIASSPQSSLPTPRTATADFSSHVGASPAGLAPSAYTALAGLLDQYMAAGSQHSPPGVTSWTSSPQAWLGGDKEFLTKPHG; from the coding sequence ATGTCAAAAACGATCAGCAGCAGCACGACGGGTCCGGTACTTCTAGGCACGGCCGACAATCCTCTTTCCATCACCAGCACGGGCACGGTGACCTCGACGGGCTCTGCCGATGGCATCGACGGGGGAGCCGGCACCACCTGGACGATTTCGAATGCGGGCGTGGTCTCCGCTTCCAGCGGCAATGGCGTGTCGCTGGCCAGCAGCGGCATCGTCGGCAACACCGGCTCGATTTCGGGCAATGATGCCCTCGTGCTCCGCGCGGGCGGCAGCGTGACGAACGACGTCGGTGGGTCCATCTCGGGCCTCGGCGCCCTCGGGGCTGGATTGGGTTTCGGCGCGGGCGTCTACATCACGGGCGCTGCGGGCACGGTGACGAACCACAGCACGATCTCCGGCGTGGCCTATGGCGTCGGCTTCGGAGCCGGGGGCCTCGTAACCAACACCAGTTCGATTACGGGTGGCGAGGATGGCGCCATCGTCCAAGGCGCCATCGGGACGATCGCGAACTTCGGCAATATCACCGCGACGGTCGACGACGGCGTCGCTCTCTTCAAAGGCGGTAGCGTGACGAACGCCTCAGGCGCTTCCATTTCAGGCGCTGGTGGGGCCGGCATTTTCATCACCGGCGGCGCCGGCACGGTCACGAATGCGGGCAGCATCGCAGGACTTACCCATCATGGGGTGCTGATTGCTGGCGGCGGCAGTCTTTCGAACGCTGCGTCCGGGTCCATTTCGGCCCTGGGTGTCGGCGTCTTTTTCGAGACCAATCCAGGCACGGTTACGAACGCCGGCTTTATTACCGGGACAGGAACGCAAGGAACCGGCGTCTATCTGGAGAATGGCGGCAGTGCTACGAACACCTCAACCGGGACCATCATAGGCCACAAGTTCGGCGCCTTTCTGGAGGGCGGCAACAACACGCTTGCGAACTACGGTAGCATTTCGGGGGCGACCTATGACGGGGCCGTCCTCGGGCTTGGCGGTACAGTCACCAACGCTGCGGGCGCTTCCATTTCGGGTCTCAATGGCGGCGTCTATGTCAAGTACCGGGCGGCCGGCACGGTCACCAACAGCGGCAGCATCAGCGCCAGCGGGACAGGCAGCGCCGGCATCGATCTGGCCGATGGCGGCATCGTCACGAACAATTCGACCGGGTCGGTGTCGGGCAATAACTTCGGCGTCTTCATCACCGGAGCCGCCGGCACCGTCACCAACACTGGCAGCATTGCGAGCGTGAAATACGGCGGCGTTGACCTCGTGAAAGGCGGCAGCGTCACCAACAGCGCAGGCGCCTCGATCAAGGGCGGCAGCGTCGGTGTCTATGTCGGCTTGGGAGCGTCAGGGACGGTCACCAACAGCGGCAGCATTAGTGCGGCCAATGCCAGTGGCGCGGGTGTCGATCTCGGGGGCGGGGGCAGCATCACGAATAATTTGGGCGGGTCGATTTCGGGCGGCGGGTTCGGCGTCTTCACCAACGGTGCTCTCGGGACGCTGAACAACAGCGGCAGCATCTCCGGCGCTCACGGTGTCGGCCTTCTGGCTGGCGGCAGCATCACGAACGCCGCCTCCGGCTCGATCGCGGGCCAGGCCGCCGGCATCTTTGGGACGGGAGGTGCCACAACGCTCAGCAATGCCGGAAGCATCAGCGCGACGGCCGGCGCTGGCGCCGATATCGAGGGCGGCGGCAGCATCACGAACCTTGCGGGCGCTACCATCTCGGGCAGCGCCTTCGGCATCTTCCTCACTGGCGGTTCCGGCACGGTCACGAACGCCGGCACGATTTCCGGCGCGACCTATGCCATCGACTTCGCGGGCAGCGCCACCAATCGGCTCATCGTCGACCCCGGCGCCGTGTTCGTCGGCGGGGTGACCGGCGGCAGCGGCACGAGCACGCTGGAGCTCGCCAGCGGCACCGGTTCGATCGGCGGAGTGGGCACCGGCTCGTTCAATCACTTCCAGGTACTTGCTGTCGATGCCGGCGCGACCTGGACGCTCAGCGGTGCGAATATTGCTCCAACTGTCCTCGACAACGGCACGATCAGCATCGCCGGCTTACTCGACGTGTCGACGGGTATTGATGCAAGCAGTACCGGTCTTTTCAAACTCGGCAGCGGCGCCACGCTTGAAGTTGCCGCGGCCACCGGCGCGATTTCGCAAATCAATTTCCTGGACGGCACCAGCGAACTGATCATCGACAATGCTGCATTGTTCGGCACCAATGTCGGCACCGCATCCTATGCGGGACCGCAGCTGCAACACTTCGCACCTGGGGACAAGATCGATCTTAAGAACTTTTCCTCGGCAGGCGTGACGCTCAACTTCAACGCGTCGACGGGCGTGCTGCAGGTGTCGAACAGCGCCAACCAGGTGGCGAGCCTGGACTTCCAGACCTCCAGCCTCGGCGGCCCGGTCTTCGCAGCCAGCAGCGACGGAGCGACTGGCATCTTCATAACCGAACCTGTCCCCACGGTGATCGAGGCATTTGGCTCGACCAGCCTGGTTCAGGTTGCAGATAACTACTTTCTGGATCCCGTCGGCGGCGGCGCCGGGCCAGAGCTGAAACTTGCCGGCGCGGCAGTGGCGGCCAGCCAGATTACCAGCTGGACCATACGCGGCGCAGAGGCCGTTGCCGGAGGCTACGATGTGGCGTGGAAAAACAATGCCACGGGCCTCTACAATATCTGGAGCGTTGACAGCAGCGGCAATTACACCACCACTCTCCTTGCCGGCGCAGCCCCGACCAGCTTGGCGCTGGAATCACTCGAGACTACCTTCCATCAGGACCTTAACGGCGACGGCACGATTGGACCCGCCACTACGGTGATCGAGGCATTTGGCTCGACCAGCCTGGTTCAGGTTGCAGATAACTACTTTCTTGATCCCGTCGGCGGCGGCACCGGGCCTGAGCTGAAACTTGCCGGCGCAGCAGTGGCGGCCAGCCAGATTACCAGCTGGACCATACTCGGCGCAGAGGCCGTTGCCGGAGGCTACGATGTGGCGTGGAAAAACAATGCCACGGGCCTCTACAATATCTGGAGCGTTGACAGCAGCGGCAATTACACCACCACTCTCCTTGCCGGCGCAGCCCCGACCAGCTTGGCGCTGGAATCACTGGAGACTACCTTCCATCAGGACCTTAACGGCGACGGCACGATTGGACCGGCCACTAGTGTGATCGAGGCATTTGGCTCGACCAGCCTGGTTCAGGTTGTAGATAACTACTTTCTTGATCCCGTCGGCGGCGGCACCGGGCCTGAGCTGAAACTTGCCGGCGCAGCAGTGGCGGCCAGCCAGATTACCAGCTGGACCATACGCGGCGCAGAGGCCGTTGCTGGAGGCTACGATGTGGCGTGGAAAAACAATGCCACGGGCCTCTACAATATCTGGAGCGTTGACAGCAGCGGCAATTACACCACCACTCTCCTTGCCGGCGCAGCTCCGACCAGCTCGGCGCTGGAATCACTGGAAACCACCTTCCATCAGGACCTTAACGGCGACGGCACGATTGGACCGGCCCCCACGGTGATCGAGTCATTCGGCTCGACCAGCCTGGTTCAGGTTGTAGATAACTACTTTCTTGATCCCGTCGGCGGCGGCACCGGGCCAGAGCTGAAACTTGCCGGCGCAGCAGTGGCGGCCAGCCAGATTACCAGCTGGACCATACTCGGGGCAGAGGCCGTTGCCGGAGGCTATGATGTGGCGTGGAAAAACAATGCCACGGGCCTCTACAATATCTGGAGCGTTGACAGCAGCGGCAATTACACCACCACTCTCCTTGCCGGCGCAGCCCCGACCAGCTTGGCGCTGGAATCACTGGAGACTACCTTCCACCAGGAGCTAACTGGCGGGCCAACGCTTACGATCAGCAATTTGGCGCCGACCGTTTCCGCTGGAGGTTCAATCCCGCTTGGTGTCCAGGTCACGCCGGCCGATGCGGATGACACGGTGTCCGTGACGATCAGCGGGCTGACCAGTTACGAGACGATCACCGATAATCTCGATCAGACGATCTTCAGCGGTGGCTCGGTCACTCTGAGCGCCGCCGAGGTCAACAGCGGGCTGACATTGCATTCGTCATATGGTGGTACGGGCCATCCGGTCAACAATCTGATCGTCACGGCGAGCAACACGACATCGGGCGAAGCGGCAAGCCCGGCAACGCAAACGATCGTCATCACCGACCCGCCGGTGATCGCGTCAAGCCCGCAATCGAGTTTGCCGACCCCTCGGACCGCGACGGCGGACTTCAGCTCACACGTTGGCGCGTCGCCAGCCGGTTTGGCGCCCTCGGCATACACGGCGCTCGCAGGGCTGCTCGATCAGTATATGGCAGCAGGATCCCAGCATAGTCCGCCTGGCGTGACCTCCTGGACGTCTTCGCCGCAAGCGTGGCTCGGCGGCGATAAGGAGTTCCTGACCAAACCGCATGGCTAG
- a CDS encoding Wzt carbohydrate-binding domain-containing protein — MTSQSPALQDLTIRSTEILDSTGKPVRGLEAGETYLIAITVTAVRAVKNISIGYNIKLANGIAVYGTSSAIQGHLLDFEGGETKVSRFTFKPDLGLGTYYLSSGVAETLTPEDEIHNYVMLDFVHDALPFVVASDKNTGLANLKSEIISFEKIGVQ; from the coding sequence ATGACAAGCCAGAGTCCAGCCTTACAAGATCTTACTATTCGCTCGACCGAAATTCTTGATTCCACGGGAAAGCCCGTTCGTGGCCTGGAAGCTGGCGAAACTTATTTGATCGCCATTACAGTTACGGCCGTAAGAGCCGTCAAGAATATCAGTATAGGATACAATATCAAACTCGCCAACGGAATAGCTGTTTATGGGACGTCCTCCGCCATCCAAGGGCATTTGCTGGATTTCGAAGGCGGAGAAACCAAGGTTTCCCGCTTTACATTCAAACCTGATCTTGGGCTTGGAACTTATTATCTCTCATCCGGTGTTGCTGAGACGCTCACGCCAGAGGATGAGATTCACAACTATGTCATGCTTGATTTTGTCCACGATGCCTTACCTTTTGTAGTTGCCTCAGACAAGAACACTGGCTTGGCTAACTTGAAGAGTGAAATAATTTCCTTTGAAAAGATCGGCGTGCAGTAA
- a CDS encoding methyltransferase domain-containing protein codes for MGINLEFVATLAEMRSQLPGKATVIELGAQDVSADPFAVAKLLAGFGFENSGPINTAAELYRRSGFSGYDAIDINGGSENVHTFDLNHDLTSTYGFTRTFDLVTNLGTLEHCFDQASGFRNMHRLTKTGGIMIHCLPSQGLVNHAFYNYHPRLIAELAKANGYEISYVFLTADFTPKRVPYTIENFQLHDGRDVLFYAVMRKANEADFKNPSDSMFTDQENVMAGEYRPYVKAPWSNIRTDGN; via the coding sequence ATGGGCATCAACTTGGAATTTGTCGCGACTCTTGCCGAGATGAGGTCTCAGCTCCCGGGCAAAGCCACCGTGATAGAACTGGGCGCGCAGGACGTTTCTGCTGACCCTTTCGCTGTGGCAAAATTACTCGCGGGTTTTGGATTCGAGAATAGCGGCCCTATTAACACGGCCGCTGAACTTTATCGCCGTTCGGGATTCTCAGGCTACGATGCCATCGACATTAACGGCGGTTCCGAAAACGTTCACACTTTTGACCTAAACCATGATCTCACCTCTACCTACGGTTTTACGAGGACGTTTGATCTGGTGACAAATTTGGGAACCTTAGAGCATTGTTTTGATCAAGCATCTGGTTTCCGAAACATGCATCGCCTCACGAAGACCGGCGGAATAATGATCCATTGCCTGCCTTCGCAAGGGTTGGTGAACCATGCGTTTTACAACTACCATCCTCGCTTGATCGCCGAACTGGCGAAAGCCAACGGATACGAGATTAGCTATGTCTTCCTCACCGCAGACTTCACCCCGAAGCGCGTTCCGTATACGATTGAGAACTTCCAATTGCACGATGGTCGAGACGTTTTGTTCTACGCCGTCATGAGAAAAGCCAATGAGGCAGATTTCAAAAATCCCTCTGATAGTATGTTCACCGACCAGGAAAATGTCATGGCCGGCGAATATCGCCCTTATGTCAAAGCGCCCTGGTCAAACATTCGGACTGACGGCAACTGA
- a CDS encoding CaiB/BaiF CoA transferase family protein, with protein sequence MPFPRASQALTRFTVLDLTRVRSGPTCVRQLADWGANVIKVDALLEDAAGEQPGGPRQGSDFQNLHRNKRAMTLNLKDPKGLEVFKRLAEQADVVVENFRPDVKAKLGIDYESLRQINPRIVYGSISGFGQDGPYHKRPGFDQIAQGMGGLMSVTGAPGEGPMRVGIPVADLTAGLFCAIGILTALLERDVSGQGQWVQTSLLQAQIFMLDFQASRWLMEKEVAKQAGNNHPTSIPTGVFRTSDGYINIATTGGRIWERCAQAIGAPELVTHPDYATAPLRSKNRDALNAVIDKLTQKKPTETWVNELNAAGVPCGPIYSIDQMFDDAQVKHLGIAQHVPNDENRQIQLVAQPVTLSRTPSSMAARPPEFGEQTEEVLAEFGFGKDEIAELRQRKVV encoded by the coding sequence ATGCCTTTCCCCCGCGCCTCGCAGGCCCTTACCCGCTTCACCGTGCTCGACCTCACCCGCGTTCGTTCCGGGCCGACCTGCGTGCGGCAACTGGCGGACTGGGGGGCCAATGTCATCAAGGTCGATGCGCTGCTGGAGGACGCGGCCGGGGAACAACCGGGTGGCCCGCGCCAGGGCTCGGACTTCCAGAATTTGCACCGCAACAAACGGGCGATGACGCTGAATCTCAAGGACCCCAAGGGCCTCGAAGTGTTTAAGCGCCTCGCCGAGCAGGCCGACGTCGTGGTCGAGAACTTCCGCCCCGACGTCAAGGCCAAGCTCGGTATTGACTATGAGAGCCTGCGCCAGATCAACCCTCGCATCGTCTATGGCAGCATCTCCGGCTTCGGACAGGACGGCCCCTATCATAAGCGGCCGGGCTTCGATCAGATCGCCCAGGGCATGGGCGGGCTGATGTCGGTCACCGGTGCGCCGGGCGAAGGCCCGATGCGGGTCGGCATCCCCGTCGCCGACCTCACCGCCGGACTGTTCTGTGCTATCGGCATCCTCACCGCACTGCTGGAACGCGACGTCTCCGGCCAGGGCCAGTGGGTGCAGACCTCGCTGCTGCAGGCCCAGATCTTCATGCTCGACTTCCAGGCCTCGCGCTGGCTGATGGAAAAGGAAGTCGCCAAGCAGGCCGGCAACAACCACCCGACCAGCATTCCGACCGGCGTGTTCAGGACCTCCGACGGCTACATCAATATTGCCACCACCGGCGGGCGGATCTGGGAACGTTGCGCGCAGGCGATCGGCGCGCCCGAACTCGTTACCCATCCCGATTACGCCACCGCGCCGTTACGCTCGAAAAACCGCGATGCGCTCAATGCCGTCATCGACAAGCTCACTCAGAAGAAACCCACGGAAACCTGGGTCAACGAACTCAACGCCGCCGGCGTGCCTTGCGGCCCGATCTATTCGATCGACCAGATGTTCGACGATGCCCAGGTCAAGCATCTCGGCATCGCGCAGCACGTCCCCAATGACGAGAACCGGCAGATCCAGCTGGTCGCCCAGCCGGTGACGCTGTCGCGCACGCCGAGTTCGATGGCGGCGCGTCCGCCGGAATTCGGCGAACAGACCGAGGAAGTGCTTGCCGAGTTCGGCTTTGGCAAGGACGAAATCGCGGAACTGCGCCAGCGCAAAGTGGTGTGA
- a CDS encoding M10 family metallopeptidase C-terminal domain-containing protein, whose translation MPAPAAANDGLIFDDGEPFALADAGSVSVSAGSAKSLATIATLADYLINGFWQYNSAIAHHWASSTVTYNISGLNAAEQFLAQSALQAWHDVANVTFVQTAGSANITFSDAGTMQAVTNASWYGNGAMASANVDISSDWIANDGGAMDGKTGIDSYGYQTYIHEIGHALGLGHQGPYNGSAVYSTNALYADDTWQYSIMSYFSENNYSGSTYRYVVSPQMADIYAVGQIYGADTTTRTGDTVYGFHSNAGAVFDFSAYTRAPALTIYDSGGNDTLDCSGYSAAQTIDLHAGAFSSVGGLVNNIGIALNTNIETAIGGSGNDTLIANDNGCTLIGGAGNDTLIGGAGNDRLIGGPGVDIMTGGGGADTFVFATGDSSTVAGQHDRITDFVSGTDHIDLSGIDAIASTSGYDPFRFIGSSAFDGSAGELDYSYNSTLGVTVVQGDTNGDRIADFGIDLTGNVTLSLGDFIGAYSTPVVIESSGAITLVREGNNYFLNPTAGGAGPSIKSNGAPFVASAQAGAWTPIGTEPTASGYEIAWKVIGSDQYMVWNADSNGNFVSSPTGIVAGSNAALEELETSFHQDLNGDGVIGMPAPVVIESAGLTKLDLVGSNYFLDPLGGGTGPSIKSSGAPFVASTQAGAWTPIGTEPTASGYEIAWKVIGSDQYMVWNADSNGNFVSSPTGIVAGSNAALEELETSFHQDLNGDGVIGMPAPVVIESAGLTKLDLVGSNYFLDPLGGGTGPSIKSSGAPFVASTQAGAWTPIGTEPTASGYEIAWKVIGSDQYMVWNADSNGNFVSSPTGIVAGSNAALEELETSFHQDLNGDGVIGIPAPVVIESAGLTKLDLVGSNYFLDPLGGGTGPSIKSSGAPLVASTQAGAWTPIGTEPTASGYEIAWKVIGSDQYMVWNADSNGNFVSSPTGIVAGSNAALEELETSFHQDLNGDGVIGVPAVASHLMGLQSFAFRSNLPELFSSNDHQLPDVSALHELAGASPALSPLGAYDPPGAFDHGTHVADLHTGGFFFH comes from the coding sequence ATGCCCGCGCCGGCCGCCGCGAACGACGGACTCATCTTCGACGATGGCGAACCGTTCGCGCTCGCCGATGCCGGCTCCGTCAGCGTCAGCGCGGGTTCCGCCAAGTCTCTCGCGACGATCGCCACGCTTGCGGATTATTTGATCAACGGCTTCTGGCAATACAACAGCGCCATTGCCCATCACTGGGCCTCCAGCACCGTCACCTACAATATCAGCGGATTGAACGCCGCCGAGCAGTTCCTGGCGCAGTCGGCGCTGCAGGCGTGGCACGACGTCGCCAACGTCACCTTCGTGCAGACCGCCGGTAGTGCGAACATCACCTTCAGCGATGCCGGCACCATGCAAGCGGTCACCAATGCGAGCTGGTACGGCAACGGTGCGATGGCTTCGGCGAACGTCGATATCAGCTCCGACTGGATCGCCAATGACGGCGGCGCGATGGACGGCAAAACCGGCATCGACAGCTACGGCTACCAGACCTACATCCACGAAATCGGGCATGCGCTCGGTCTTGGTCATCAGGGGCCCTACAACGGCAGCGCGGTGTATTCCACCAATGCGCTCTATGCCGACGATACCTGGCAATATTCGATCATGTCGTACTTCTCGGAAAACAATTATTCCGGAAGTACCTACCGCTACGTGGTGTCGCCGCAAATGGCCGACATCTACGCCGTCGGCCAGATCTATGGCGCCGACACGACGACCCGGACCGGCGACACGGTTTACGGCTTCCACAGCAATGCGGGGGCCGTGTTCGATTTCAGCGCCTACACCCGCGCGCCGGCCCTCACGATCTACGACAGCGGCGGCAACGACACGCTGGATTGTTCCGGCTATTCGGCGGCGCAAACCATCGATCTGCACGCCGGCGCATTCTCGTCAGTAGGCGGGCTGGTCAACAATATCGGCATCGCGCTGAACACCAATATCGAAACCGCGATCGGCGGCAGCGGCAACGACACCCTGATCGCCAACGACAATGGCTGCACGCTGATTGGCGGCGCCGGCAACGATACGTTGATCGGCGGCGCAGGAAATGACCGGCTGATCGGCGGTCCGGGCGTCGATATCATGACGGGTGGCGGCGGCGCCGACACGTTCGTGTTCGCGACCGGGGATAGCTCGACGGTCGCCGGCCAGCACGACCGGATCACCGACTTTGTATCCGGCACCGACCATATCGATCTCAGCGGTATTGACGCGATCGCCAGCACCAGCGGTTATGACCCGTTCCGGTTCATCGGAAGTTCTGCCTTTGACGGCAGCGCCGGAGAGCTCGACTATTCCTACAACAGCACGCTGGGCGTTACCGTTGTCCAAGGTGATACCAACGGCGACCGGATTGCCGATTTCGGGATCGATCTGACTGGCAATGTCACGCTCAGCCTGGGCGACTTCATCGGTGCTTATTCAACCCCAGTCGTGATCGAGTCCAGTGGAGCCATCACCCTGGTGCGAGAGGGCAACAACTATTTTCTCAACCCCACCGCGGGCGGCGCTGGACCGTCCATCAAGTCCAACGGGGCACCTTTCGTGGCCTCGGCCCAGGCTGGCGCGTGGACGCCGATCGGGACGGAGCCGACAGCAAGCGGATACGAAATTGCCTGGAAGGTGATCGGTTCCGATCAATACATGGTCTGGAACGCCGACAGCAACGGCAACTTTGTTTCCTCCCCGACCGGGATCGTCGCAGGCAGCAACGCGGCTCTAGAAGAGCTCGAAACCAGCTTCCATCAGGACCTCAATGGCGACGGCGTGATCGGCATGCCTGCGCCGGTCGTCATCGAATCCGCCGGCCTGACCAAGCTGGACCTGGTGGGCAGCAACTATTTCCTCGATCCATTGGGCGGCGGTACGGGTCCATCGATCAAGTCCAGCGGGGCACCTTTCGTGGCCTCGACCCAAGCTGGCGCGTGGACGCCGATCGGGACGGAGCCGACAGCAAGCGGATACGAAATTGCCTGGAAGGTGATCGGTTCCGATCAATACATGGTCTGGAACGCCGACAGCAACGGCAACTTTGTTTCCTCCCCGACCGGGATCGTCGCAGGCAGCAACGCGGCTCTAGAAGAGCTCGAAACCAGCTTCCATCAGGACCTCAATGGCGACGGCGTGATCGGCATGCCTGCGCCGGTCGTCATCGAATCCGCCGGCCTGACCAAGCTGGACCTGGTGGGCAGCAACTATTTCCTCGATCCATTGGGCGGCGGTACGGGTCCATCGATCAAGTCCAGCGGGGCACCTTTCGTGGCCTCGACCCAAGCTGGCGCGTGGACGCCGATCGGGACGGAGCCGACAGCAAGCGGATACGAAATTGCCTGGAAGGTGATCGGTTCCGATCAATACATGGTCTGGAACGCCGACAGCAACGGCAACTTTGTTTCCTCCCCGACCGGGATCGTCGCAGGCAGCAACGCGGCTCTAGAAGAGCTCGAAACCAGCTTCCATCAAGACCTCAATGGCGACGGCGTGATCGGCATACCTGCGCCGGTCGTCATCGAATCCGCCGGCCTGACCAAGCTGGACCTGGTGGGCAGCAACTATTTCCTCGATCCATTGGGCGGCGGTACGGGTCCATCGATCAAGTCCAGCGGGGCACCTTTGGTGGCCTCGACCCAGGCTGGCGCGTGGACGCCGATCGGGACGGAGCCGACAGCAAGCGGATACGAAATTGCCTGGAAGGTGATCGGTTCCGATCAATACATGGTCTGGAACGCCGACAGCAACGGCAACTTTGTTTCCTCCCCGACCGGGATCGTCGCAGGCAGCAACGCGGCTCTAGAAGAGCTCGAAACCAGCTTCCATCAGGACCTCAATGGCGACGGCGTGATCGGTGTTCCTGCGGTAGCGAGCCATCTGATGGGGCTCCAATCATTTGCATTCCGATCGAACCTCCCGGAGTTGTTCAGCTCGAACGATCATCAACTGCCGGATGTATCCGCGCTGCATGAGTTGGCCGGAGCTAGCCCGGCCCTTTCTCCGTTGGGGGCATACGATCCACCAGGTGCGTTCGATCACGGAACGCATGTTGCCGACCTGCACACGGGTGGTTTTTTCTTCCATTGA